The following are encoded in a window of Blastopirellula marina genomic DNA:
- a CDS encoding sigma 54-interacting transcriptional regulator encodes MPSIPRKPTTFLIQAFDLSAWPVVLFGEGNTVRYLNPAAERALGTPRDELLEQTARYHGLGQLPKALQQVSDLCPASNVWLGEVATREITLAAGADADETNWRGIFYPITDAPDTEAVALVRNVVVMLAPPEKYPNWGPLQPQEEIHATLQALRHEYRGRYSVSHLVGISTAMIRVRRLVDLASQSRVPVLVIGEQGTGREQVARTICYASHPGHAGPVITIEGELMDAEIMQTTIRAFANRCQDDEDAGHASLLLLNAEKLDLGAQTELLHLLDLVGIDLRILSTSQESLLELARRGQFREDLAFRISTLEIELPPLCDRPEDIPYIAQAVVEELNIPSDRQLQSISTEAIDRLQQQEWPGNIDQLNEMLTAAHQIATGFTLDVTDFPAVVARTPQKKIEIREPEVVDLDAALEAYEREILVRTLKAAKGNKTQAANMLNISRARLHRRIEQWGLE; translated from the coding sequence GTGCCATCGATTCCCCGAAAACCGACGACGTTTCTGATTCAAGCCTTCGATCTTTCGGCATGGCCGGTCGTGTTGTTTGGGGAAGGGAATACGGTGCGTTACTTGAACCCAGCCGCCGAAAGGGCCTTGGGGACTCCGCGCGACGAACTGCTGGAGCAAACGGCCCGGTATCATGGCTTGGGACAATTGCCCAAGGCCTTGCAGCAGGTATCTGACCTGTGTCCCGCTTCCAACGTGTGGCTGGGGGAAGTGGCAACGCGTGAGATCACGCTGGCTGCCGGGGCCGACGCTGACGAAACGAATTGGCGAGGTATCTTCTACCCGATCACCGACGCACCAGACACCGAAGCGGTAGCGCTGGTTCGCAACGTGGTGGTAATGCTCGCACCGCCGGAGAAGTATCCGAACTGGGGTCCGCTACAGCCGCAGGAAGAAATTCATGCAACGCTCCAGGCGCTGCGTCACGAGTACCGCGGACGTTATTCGGTGAGTCACCTGGTAGGTATCAGCACGGCGATGATTCGCGTGCGGCGGCTGGTCGATTTGGCTTCGCAGTCGCGCGTGCCGGTGCTGGTGATCGGCGAACAAGGGACCGGACGCGAACAGGTTGCCCGCACGATCTGTTATGCCTCGCACCCCGGTCACGCCGGCCCAGTGATTACCATCGAAGGGGAGTTGATGGATGCCGAGATCATGCAGACCACGATCCGCGCGTTTGCCAATCGCTGCCAAGACGACGAGGACGCCGGCCATGCGTCGCTACTGCTATTGAATGCCGAGAAGCTGGACCTGGGCGCGCAGACAGAACTGTTGCACCTGTTGGACCTGGTGGGGATCGACCTGCGGATTCTTTCGACATCCCAGGAGTCGCTGTTGGAACTTGCGCGACGTGGGCAGTTTCGCGAAGACCTCGCGTTTCGGATTTCGACCTTAGAGATTGAACTGCCCCCGCTGTGCGATCGTCCGGAAGACATTCCGTACATTGCCCAGGCGGTGGTCGAAGAGTTGAACATTCCTTCCGATCGGCAGTTGCAATCGATCTCGACCGAGGCGATCGATCGATTGCAGCAGCAAGAGTGGCCGGGCAATATCGATCAGTTGAACGAGATGTTGACCGCGGCCCATCAGATTGCGACCGGGTTTACGTTGGATGTGACCGACTTTCCGGCGGTCGTGGCGCGGACACCGCAGAAGAAGATCGAAATAAGGGAGCCAGAGGTGGTGGACCTGGACGCGGCTCTGGAAGCGTACGAACGCGAGATTTTGGTGCGAACGCTCAAAGCGGCCAAGGGAAATAAGACCCAGGCGGCTAATATGCTGAACATTTCTCGTGCCCGGCTGCATCGGCGGATCGAGCAATGGGGGCTCGAATGA
- a CDS encoding M20 family metallopeptidase, with product MDVVQLTQRLVQVPSVNPMGHKVDQPEIQLEHRLGDLLEQIFQEIGVEYERIEVAPQRDNVIACLPGSSDKIIVLEAHQDTVPVEGMTISPFGGTRVENRIYGRGSCDVKGGMAMCLAVLSRLKENPGNNLPTVLVACTVNEECGFTGARHLASTWKNGQSKLISKLPDAVFVAEPTLMNVVVSHKGVVRWRCHTLGQAAHSSRPSVGDNAIYRMGNVLNIIREYEQTVLAQAPDQGPLGPPTISVGTITGGVSVNTVPDCCTIEIDRRVLPGESQEEVRQEVIDFIAAKIDDPEKVKHDPPYMSSPGLPLAESNQALAQHIASVAKEFGVTSDFLQVAYGTDSPAYFAIGVPSVVFGPGSLTQAHTKDEFIEVEQLHKATDILEAVCRQFV from the coding sequence ATGGATGTGGTCCAGCTGACGCAGCGGCTCGTGCAAGTTCCCAGCGTCAACCCAATGGGGCACAAAGTCGATCAGCCAGAGATTCAACTCGAACACCGCCTGGGAGACCTGTTGGAGCAGATCTTTCAAGAGATCGGTGTCGAGTACGAACGGATCGAAGTCGCCCCGCAGCGCGATAACGTCATTGCTTGCCTACCAGGCTCGTCCGACAAGATCATCGTCCTGGAAGCCCATCAAGATACCGTCCCGGTCGAAGGGATGACGATCTCTCCGTTTGGCGGTACCCGCGTCGAGAACCGCATCTACGGCCGCGGTTCGTGCGACGTCAAAGGAGGCATGGCCATGTGCCTGGCGGTGCTGTCGCGGTTGAAGGAGAACCCAGGCAACAACCTGCCGACCGTCCTGGTGGCCTGCACCGTCAACGAAGAGTGCGGCTTCACCGGCGCGCGGCACCTGGCCAGCACCTGGAAGAATGGTCAATCGAAATTGATCTCGAAGCTGCCAGACGCCGTCTTCGTGGCCGAGCCCACATTGATGAACGTGGTCGTCTCGCACAAAGGGGTCGTTCGCTGGCGATGTCATACCCTCGGCCAGGCCGCCCACAGTAGTCGTCCTTCCGTAGGCGACAACGCCATCTACCGCATGGGCAACGTGCTGAACATCATTCGCGAGTACGAACAAACGGTTCTCGCCCAAGCCCCCGACCAAGGCCCGCTCGGCCCGCCCACGATCAGCGTCGGCACGATCACCGGCGGCGTAAGCGTCAACACGGTGCCTGATTGCTGCACGATCGAAATCGATCGCCGCGTGCTGCCGGGCGAATCACAAGAAGAAGTCCGCCAGGAAGTGATCGACTTCATCGCTGCCAAGATCGACGACCCCGAGAAGGTCAAACACGATCCCCCGTACATGAGTTCCCCCGGCCTCCCGCTGGCCGAGTCGAATCAAGCACTCGCCCAACATATAGCCAGTGTCGCGAAAGAATTCGGCGTAACAAGCGACTTTCTTCAGGTAGCCTACGGCACCGACTCGCCAGCCTACTTCGCCATTGGCGTCCCCTCCGTCGTCTTCGGCCCCGGCTCATTGACCCAAGCCCACACCAAAGACGAATTCATCGAAGTCGAACAGTTGCATAAAGCTACCGACATCCTGGAAGCCGTCTGCCGCCAGTTCGTCTAA